One window from the genome of Musa acuminata AAA Group cultivar baxijiao chromosome BXJ1-4, Cavendish_Baxijiao_AAA, whole genome shotgun sequence encodes:
- the LOC103981255 gene encoding homeobox protein BEL1 homolog: protein MAHESQYSQFLLGINPLTQSLEHNHDLLGMLEISSRQHTSHFTGDFVHRDLPEPSSRRFLVPAAEMATAASSWPVADGKLCLPLFNVKPSDAFGVLESLQHSVSGDRLQLRAAEQQQLMQEREGLAAPPPPPFYSHNSKYVKPAQELLGELCSVGGEWNSQERSEKASHKKKREPSSSSSSSWQQSLCAMNHLELHNLKIKLLSMLEEVGRRYRKYGEQMEGVVSSFESIAGEGSATVYLTLASTAMSKHFKRLKDGIAGQINAVRRAMGEKDPSAPGMTRGETPRLKLLDQCMRQQKALQQGMAQQLPWRPQRGLPEHSVSILRAWLFEHFLHPYPSDVDKIILARQTGLTRSQVSNWFINARVRIWKPMVEDMYAEETMELDGHSNSPTTGHQHSNNQNPKPNSTLERKPLPVQRLDDSESLSSLINSSHHDDQNHSFSSKTLLRQSQQQHQHHQQITGAENFSVVDFDFSSGSYASDNLRSSVSLTLGLQQQSKGGMSSTFSAASQQPLLFARQHAGHGQYVGFSMVDGEEDQPLPYRNLMGIQMLHD from the exons ATGGCTCATGAATCCCAGTACAGCCAGTTCTTGCTGGGGATCAACCCCTTGACGCAGAGCTTGGAGCACAACCATGATCTCTTAGGGATGTTGGAGATTTCATCCAGGCAACATACCTCTCACTTCACCGGCGACTTTGTCCACCGAGATCTCCCCGAACCATCAAGTAGGAGGTTTCTGGTGCCAGCTGCCGAGATGGCAACAGCAGCGAGCTCATGGCCGGTGGCCGACGGGAAGCTTTGCTTGCCGCTGTTCAACGTGAAGCCCTCCGATGCGTTCGGAGTGCTTGAGTCCTTGCAACACAGCGTGTCCGGAGACAGGTTGCAGCTGAGAGCGGCAGAACAGCAGCAGCTGATGCAAGAAAGGGAAGGCTTGgctgcaccaccaccaccaccctttTACTCACACAACTCCAAGTACGTGAAACCAGCACAGGAGCTACTGGGTGAGCTGTGCAGCGTAGGAGGGGAATGGAACTCACAGGAGAGATCCGAGAAAGCAAGCCACAAGAAGAAACGGgaaccttcctcctcttcttcttcttcatggcaACAGTCCCTGTGCGCCATGAATCATTTGGAGCTCCATAACTTAAAGATCAAGCTTCTCTCCATGCTAGAAGAG GTGGGGAGAAGGTATAGAAAGTATGGCGAGCAGATGGAAGGTGTGGTCTCGTCGTTCGAGTCGATAGCTGGGGAAGGTTCAGCTACCGTCTACCTAACATTGGCATCGACGGCCATGTCGAAACACTTCAAGCGCCTCAAGGATGGGATTGCTGGCCAGATCAACGCCGTGAGGAGGGCGATGGGAGAGAAGGACCCGAGTGCACCGGGGATGACAAGAGGTGAAACACCGAGGCTGAAGCTGCTCGACCAGTGCATGAGACAACAGAAGGCGCTTCAGCAGGGGATGGCGCAGCAGCTACCATGGCGACCCCAGAGAGGACTCCCCGAGCACTCTGTCTCGATTCTTCGAGCTTGGCTCTTTGAGCACTTCCTCCACCC GTATCCCAGTGATGTTGATAAGATCATATTAGCACGGCAAACTGGATTGACTAGAAGCCAG GTCTCCAACTGGTTCATAAACGCAAGAGTGAGGATATGGAAGCCAATGGTGGAAGATATGTACGCGGAGGAAACGATGGAATTGGACGGCCACTCCAACAGTCCAACCACTGGCCATCAACACAGCAACAAtcaaaaccctaaacctaacTCTACCCTTGAACGGAAGCCACTGCCGGTGCAGCGCCTTGACGACTCCGAATCGCTTTCATCCCTCATCAACAGCAGCCATCACGATGACCAAAACCACTCTTTCAGCAGCAAGACATTACTGCGACAATCTCAGCAGCAGCACCAACACCACCAGCAGATCACCGGAGCCGAGAACTTTAGCGTCGTCGACTTCGACTTCTCCTCTGGCAGCTACGCCAGTGATAACTTGAGGAGCAGTGTGTCACTGACTTTGGGTCTTCAGCAGCAGAGCAAAGGAGGCATGAGCTCAACGTTCTCTGCAGCCTCTCAACAGCCCCTTCTGTTTGCAAGACAGCACGCTGGCCATGGCCAATACGTCGGGTTCTCCATGGTAGATGGGGAGGAGGATCAACCCCTTCCTTACAGGAACTTGATGGGGATCCAAATGCTGCATGACTAA
- the LOC135646820 gene encoding mitogen-activated protein kinase 2-like isoform X2: protein MDSAPAAAPHGEGPIKGFPTHGGRYVQYNVYGNLFEVTAKYVPPLRPIGRGAYGIVCAAVNSQTREEVAIKKIGNAFDNRIDAKRTLREIKLLRHMDHENVIAIKDIIRPPRRENFNDVYIVYELMDTDLHQIIRSNQPLTDDHCQFFLYQLLRGLKYVHSANVLHRDLKPSNLLLNANCDLKIGDFGLARTTSETDFMTEYVVTRWYRAPELLLNCSEYTASIDIWSVGCILGEIVTREPLFPGKDYVHQLRLITELIGSPDDSSLGFLRSDNARRYVRQLPQYPKQEFCARFPTMSIGAIDLLEKMLVFDPSKRITVNEALQHPYLASLHDINDEPFSPAPFSFDFEHPSYTEEDIKELIWRESLKFNPDPVC from the exons ATGGATTCCGCGCCCGCTGCCGCCCCCCATGGGGAGGGGCCGATCAAGGGCTTCCCGACGCATGGCGGCCGGTACGTGCAGTACAACGTGTACGGCAACCTCTTCGAGGTCACCGCCAAGTACGTCCCCCCGCTCCGCCCCATCGGCCGCGGCGCCTACGGCATCGTCTG TGCTGCAGTGAATTCTCAGACACGTGAAGAGGTTGCAATAAAGAAGATTGGCAATGCATTTGATAACAGAATTGATGCCAAAAGAACCTTACGGGAAATAAAACTTCTTCGCCACATGGATCATGAGAAT GTTATTGCAATTAAGGATATCATACGCCCTCCAAGAAGAGAAAACTTCAATGACGTCTACATTGTTTACGAGTTAATGGATACCGATCTTCATCAGATAATACGCTCCAACCAACCATTGACAGATGACCATTGCCAG TTCTTTCTTTATCAATTACTTCGAGGGCTGAAATATGTGCACTCGGCAAATGTTCTGCACCGCGATCTCAAGCCTAGCAATTTGCTCCTGAATGCAAATTGCGACCTTAAAATTGGAGATTTTGGATTGGCAAGAACAACATCTGAGACAGATTTCATGACTGAATATGTTGTCACTCGTTGGTACCGAGCACCTGAACTACTCCTTAACTGTTCAGAGTACACTGCTTCTATTGACATCTGGTCGGTGGGGTGCATACTCGGTGAAATTGTGACCAGAGAACCATTATTTCCTGGAAAAGATTATGTCCATCAGTTGAGGCTGATAACCGAG CTAATAGGGTCACCGGATGACTCAAGCCTTGGATTTCTCCGAAGTGACAATGCCCGTAGATATGTGAGGCAACTTCCTCAATACCCGAAGCAAGAATTTTGTGCTAGGTTTCCCACCATGTCCATTGGAGCCATTGATTTACTAGAAAAAATGCTTGTATTTGATCCGAGCAAGAGAATAACAG TTAATGAAGCTCTACAACATCCATACTTGGCATCTCTCCATGACATCAATGATGAACCATTTAGCCCAGCCCCATTCAGCTTTGATTTTGAACATCCATCATATAccgaagaggacatcaaagaacttATTTGGAGAGAATCATTGAAGTTCAACCCAGATCCGGTGTGCTAG
- the LOC135646820 gene encoding mitogen-activated protein kinase homolog MMK2-like isoform X1, with protein MDSAPAAAPHGEGPIKGFPTHGGRYVQYNVYGNLFEVTAKYVPPLRPIGRGAYGIVWIKKELFLDLFSSAAVNSQTREEVAIKKIGNAFDNRIDAKRTLREIKLLRHMDHENVIAIKDIIRPPRRENFNDVYIVYELMDTDLHQIIRSNQPLTDDHCQFFLYQLLRGLKYVHSANVLHRDLKPSNLLLNANCDLKIGDFGLARTTSETDFMTEYVVTRWYRAPELLLNCSEYTASIDIWSVGCILGEIVTREPLFPGKDYVHQLRLITELIGSPDDSSLGFLRSDNARRYVRQLPQYPKQEFCARFPTMSIGAIDLLEKMLVFDPSKRITVNEALQHPYLASLHDINDEPFSPAPFSFDFEHPSYTEEDIKELIWRESLKFNPDPVC; from the exons ATGGATTCCGCGCCCGCTGCCGCCCCCCATGGGGAGGGGCCGATCAAGGGCTTCCCGACGCATGGCGGCCGGTACGTGCAGTACAACGTGTACGGCAACCTCTTCGAGGTCACCGCCAAGTACGTCCCCCCGCTCCGCCCCATCGGCCGCGGCGCCTACGGCATCGTCTG GATTAAAAAGGAATTATTTCTCGATCTATTTTCTAGTGCTGCAGTGAATTCTCAGACACGTGAAGAGGTTGCAATAAAGAAGATTGGCAATGCATTTGATAACAGAATTGATGCCAAAAGAACCTTACGGGAAATAAAACTTCTTCGCCACATGGATCATGAGAAT GTTATTGCAATTAAGGATATCATACGCCCTCCAAGAAGAGAAAACTTCAATGACGTCTACATTGTTTACGAGTTAATGGATACCGATCTTCATCAGATAATACGCTCCAACCAACCATTGACAGATGACCATTGCCAG TTCTTTCTTTATCAATTACTTCGAGGGCTGAAATATGTGCACTCGGCAAATGTTCTGCACCGCGATCTCAAGCCTAGCAATTTGCTCCTGAATGCAAATTGCGACCTTAAAATTGGAGATTTTGGATTGGCAAGAACAACATCTGAGACAGATTTCATGACTGAATATGTTGTCACTCGTTGGTACCGAGCACCTGAACTACTCCTTAACTGTTCAGAGTACACTGCTTCTATTGACATCTGGTCGGTGGGGTGCATACTCGGTGAAATTGTGACCAGAGAACCATTATTTCCTGGAAAAGATTATGTCCATCAGTTGAGGCTGATAACCGAG CTAATAGGGTCACCGGATGACTCAAGCCTTGGATTTCTCCGAAGTGACAATGCCCGTAGATATGTGAGGCAACTTCCTCAATACCCGAAGCAAGAATTTTGTGCTAGGTTTCCCACCATGTCCATTGGAGCCATTGATTTACTAGAAAAAATGCTTGTATTTGATCCGAGCAAGAGAATAACAG TTAATGAAGCTCTACAACATCCATACTTGGCATCTCTCCATGACATCAATGATGAACCATTTAGCCCAGCCCCATTCAGCTTTGATTTTGAACATCCATCATATAccgaagaggacatcaaagaacttATTTGGAGAGAATCATTGAAGTTCAACCCAGATCCGGTGTGCTAG
- the LOC135646846 gene encoding zinc finger protein ZAT1-like produces MERHRCKQCFRRFANGRALAGHMRSHHMVPARAPRPLPSPSPSASSSSPLAATAAEADEEVKPSAMYALRENRRESFFSSAAAAFQDRGSDTESSIRRWPKRRRRLPAEPPAADEQVSSVSDASPDEDVARCLMLLSRDAWSKCKAEGRHTNGWDEIEGEEYEEEEEDDDVEDGIGSRSRRPKSRFQCGMCRKVFRSYQALGGHRASHKRVGANCVPASAGMRIHGEDSSGTTAAHHDAKLWECPYCYRVFVSGQALGGHKRSHLSSSAAATASTSPAVPLLRPPSPFTSAANNDTNSGIDLNLPAPDDEAELSVVSIATESARK; encoded by the coding sequence ATGGAGAGGCACAGATGCAAGCAGTGCTTCCGCCGCTTTGCCAATGGTCGCGCCCTCGCCGGTCACATGCGCTCCCACCACATGGTTCCGGCGAGAGCACCCCgccccctcccctccccctcgCCCTCTGCCTCCTCCTCGTCTCCCCTGGCCGCGACCGCCGCTGAGGCGGACGAGGAGGTGAAGCCGTCGGCGATGTACGCCCTCCGTGAGAACCGAAGGGAGAGCTTCTTCTCCTCCGCCGCTGCCGCCTTCCAGGACCGCGGGAGCGACACTGAGTCGTCCATCCGCCGCTGGCCCAAGCGCCGGCGCCGCCTCCCGGCAGAGCCCCCAGCCGCGGATGAGCAGGTCAGCTCCGTCTCCGACGCATCCCCCGACGAGGACGTCGCCCGCTGCCTCATGCTGCTCTCGCGCGACGCGTGGTCCAAGTGCAAGGCAGAGGGGCGCCACACCAACGGCTGGGATGAGATCGAAGGAGAGGaatacgaggaggaggaggaggacgacgacgtcGAGGATGGGATCGGATCCAGATCGAGGCGGCCGAAGAGCAGATTCCAGTGTGGAATGTGCCGGAAGGTGTTCCGATCATACCAAGCACTCGGCGGCCACCGCGCAAGCCACAAGAGGGTGGGGGCGAATTGCGTTCCTGCCTCCGCGGGAATGCGGATCCACGGCGAGGATTCCTCCGGCACCACCGCAGCCCACCATGACGCAAAGCTCTGGGAGTGCCCCTATTGCTACCGGGTCTTCGTCTCCGGCCAGGCTCTCGGTGGCCACAAGAGGTCCCACCTTTCCTCCTCTGCTGCCGCCACCGCCTCCACCTCTCCTGCCGTTCCACTTCTTCGTCCACCCTCGCCCTTCACCTCCGCCGCCAACAACGACACCAACAGCGGCATAGATCTCAACCTCCCAGCTCCAGACGATGAGGCGGAGCTCTCGGTGGTCTCTATCGCAACAGAGTCCGCACGCAAATGA